The following are encoded together in the bacterium genome:
- a CDS encoding elongation factor Tu has protein sequence QGLRFAIREGGHTVGAGVVSEIIK, from the coding sequence AGCAAGGGTTACGGTTCGCCATTCGGGAAGGAGGCCATACCGTCGGCGCAGGCGTGGTCAGCGAAATCATTAAATAA